One Nitrosomonas sp. PY1 DNA window includes the following coding sequences:
- a CDS encoding branched-chain amino acid transaminase — MSMADRDGVIWYDGKMVPWRDANTHVLTHTLHYGLGVFEGVRAYETERGTAIFRLPEHTNRLFNSAHILMMKIPYDKTTLMQAQCDVVRQNKLSSCYIRPLVFYGSEAMGLSAKTLSVHVIIAAWPWGTYLGPESLEKGIRVKTSSFTRHHVNTNMCRAKSVSTYTNSILANQEVSANGYDEALLLDTDGYVAEGSGENIFIIKQGKVFTPDLTACLEGISRASVIELAGEIGVPVIEKRITRDEVYCADEAFFTGTAAEVTPIRELDNRMIGDGKRGPITTQIQSMFFECVKGKAQKHMDWLTLV; from the coding sequence ATGTCAATGGCAGACCGCGATGGTGTAATTTGGTATGACGGTAAAATGGTTCCTTGGCGGGATGCAAACACACATGTGCTGACTCACACGCTGCACTATGGTTTGGGTGTCTTCGAAGGTGTGCGTGCGTATGAAACGGAGCGTGGCACCGCGATATTTCGCTTACCGGAACACACGAACCGATTATTTAATTCCGCGCATATTTTGATGATGAAAATACCGTATGACAAGACTACATTGATGCAAGCGCAATGCGATGTTGTCAGGCAGAATAAATTGTCGTCATGCTATATACGCCCACTTGTGTTTTATGGTTCAGAAGCTATGGGGCTTTCCGCCAAAACACTTTCGGTCCACGTTATTATTGCTGCGTGGCCTTGGGGTACTTATTTGGGCCCTGAGAGTCTAGAAAAAGGGATTCGGGTTAAAACTTCCTCATTCACGCGGCATCATGTCAATACCAATATGTGCCGCGCTAAATCGGTTTCGACCTACACGAACTCTATTTTGGCTAACCAGGAAGTGTCAGCGAATGGGTATGATGAAGCTTTGTTGCTCGATACGGATGGTTATGTTGCAGAAGGCTCGGGAGAAAATATTTTTATCATAAAGCAAGGTAAGGTTTTCACGCCAGATTTAACTGCTTGTCTTGAAGGTATTTCTAGAGCTTCTGTCATCGAGTTGGCAGGAGAAATTGGTGTGCCTGTTATCGAGAAGCGTATTACTCGCGATGAAGTCTATTGTGCAGATGAAGCTTTTTTCACGGGCACAGCCGCTGAGGTTACACCAATTCGTGAGTTGGACAATCGTATGATTGGCGATGGCAAACGAGGTCCTATCACTACTCAAATACAATCGATGTTTTTCGAGTGCGTCAAAGGCAAAGCTCAAAAACATATGGATTGGCTTACCCTGGTTTAA
- a CDS encoding zinc-finger domain-containing protein: MSQQNTNNKSREVEITADDLPLHCPMPSMILWNSHPRVFLPIEATGEALCPYCGTYYVLKGGARGGHH, from the coding sequence ATGAGTCAACAGAATACTAATAACAAATCACGAGAAGTTGAAATTACTGCGGATGATCTACCATTACACTGCCCTATGCCTTCAATGATACTGTGGAACTCGCATCCGCGTGTATTTTTACCGATTGAGGCAACGGGCGAAGCGTTGTGTCCTTATTGCGGCACGTACTATGTGCTCAAAGGTGGTGCGAGAGGAGGG